GCCAGTGGGCGGGCTGCTATGACGTGACGCCGGACAACAACCCGGTGCTGGGCCGCACGCCGGGCCTGGAGAACCTGCTGCAGATGTCGGGCTTCGTGGGCCACGGCTTCATGATGGCGCCAGCGGTGGCCGAGCGGATGGCCGGGTGGATGACCACGGGCGAGTCCGACGAGCTCTTCACCCGCTTCAACCTGCGCCGCTTCCAGGAAGGCAAGCTGGAGCGCGAGGACATGATCATCGGCTGATCACGCCCCCTCGGGTCCACCGGCCAGCAACACGCGCTGGCCGGTGTCCGGGTGCGCGGGCTCCAGCAGCGAGGTGCCATACCGGAGCTGTCTCGCGGCCGGAAGGCCCTCGGCCCGCAGCACGCCCCGGGGCATGAGCGCCGACAACCGCATCATCCACCGGTAGGCCATGCCCGGGTGCACGAGCGGCTGTGCGCGATCGAACCCCTCGAGGGCCTCGCGGGCACACTGCGCGGCGGAGATGCGCATCCACGCCGGAGCCTTGCCCACGCGCTCCTGCGTCCCCGCGACCTCGCTGAACTCGGTGTCCACGGGCCCGGGGGCCACCTGCGTCACCACCACCCCCGTGCCCATCAACTCCAGCCGCAGCGACTCGGTGAACCCATCGAGGAAGTGCTTGGTGGCGGCATAGACGGCCAGCCCCGGGACAAAGGTCCGCGCCCCACCGGAGCTGATGTTGAGGATGCCGCCGCGCTTGCGCTCCACCATGCGCCGCAACAACCGGTGGGTGAGCAGCAGGGGCGCCGTCACGTTCACCTGCACCATCTGGTGGATGCGCGCCCAGCTCTCCTGCTCGTAGAGGCTGTAGTCCCCCAGGCCCGCGCTGTTCACCAGCACGTCCACCCGCACCAGGTGCCGGTGCAGCGAGTCCAGGAGCGAGTCCACCTCGTCCGGGTGGGACAGGTCGCACCGCTCCACCATCACGCCCAGGGTGGGGTTGTGCTCGAGCAGCTCGTCGCGCAGCACCTCCAGACGCTCCTCGCGGCGGGCCACCAGCACCAACGTCCGGGCCCGGCGGGCGAGCTGGCGGGCGAGCTCCCGGCCAATCCCCGAGGACGCCCCGGTGATGAGGACCGTGCCCGAATCAATGGGTGGACGCATGGCTCCTCCTGGCCTCGCCAAAAAGGAAAGCTAGGCACC
The sequence above is drawn from the Archangium gephyra genome and encodes:
- a CDS encoding SDR family NAD(P)-dependent oxidoreductase; amino-acid sequence: MRPPIDSGTVLITGASSGIGRELARQLARRARTLVLVARREERLEVLRDELLEHNPTLGVMVERCDLSHPDEVDSLLDSLHRHLVRVDVLVNSAGLGDYSLYEQESWARIHQMVQVNVTAPLLLTHRLLRRMVERKRGGILNISSGGARTFVPGLAVYAATKHFLDGFTESLRLELMGTGVVVTQVAPGPVDTEFSEVAGTQERVGKAPAWMRISAAQCAREALEGFDRAQPLVHPGMAYRWMMRLSALMPRGVLRAEGLPAARQLRYGTSLLEPAHPDTGQRVLLAGGPEGA